A region of Cucumis melo cultivar AY chromosome 2, USDA_Cmelo_AY_1.0, whole genome shotgun sequence DNA encodes the following proteins:
- the LOC103501042 gene encoding probable lactoylglutathione lyase, chloroplastic isoform X1: MVRILPMPSFLRPSISSFTFAAASRLPHSLTSYTPTRSLPSFPFGFAVPQAQFFGLNSSKLLKKCNNTMRVTVNGYAAQACTTASPENILEWVKKDKRRLLHVVYRVGDLERTIKFYTECLGMKLLRKRDIPEERYTNAFLGYGPEEAHFVIELTYNYGVDKYDIGTGFGHFGVAVEDVSRTVELIKAKGGKVTREPGPVKGGNTVIAFIEDPDGYKFELLERGPTPEPLCQVMLRVGDLDRSIKFYEKAFGMELLRKRDNPEYKYTIAMLGYGPEDKNAVLELTYNYGVTDYEKGNGYAQIAIGTDDVYRTAEAIKLFGGKIIREPGPLPGINTKITACLDPDGWKTVFVDNIDFLKELE; this comes from the exons ATGGTGAGGATATTGCCGATGCCTTCCTTCTTGCGACCTTCCATTTCATCATTTACCTTTGCTGCCGCTTCTCGTTTGCCTCATTCCCTCACTTCCTACACCCCGACTCGGTCGCTGCCTTCATTTCCTTTCGGTTTTG CTGTTCCACAGGCACAATTCTTTGGTTTAAACTCTTCGAAGTTGTTGAAGAAGTGTAATAACACCATGAGGGTGACCGTGAATGGATATGCAGCACAGGCTTGCACAACAGCCAGTCCTGAAAATATTCTTGAGTGGGTAAAAAAGGATAAGAGGAGATTGCTTCATGTTGTCTATCGTGTTGGAGATTTGGAGAGGACCATAAA ATTCTATACTGAGTGCCTGGGGATGAAGCTGCTGCGAAAACGTGACATACCAGAGGAGAGATATACAAATGCTTTTCTTGGATACGGTCCCGAAGAGGCTCACTTTGTTATTGAACTTACTTACA ATTATGGAGTTGACAAGTATGATATTGGGACTGGGTTTGGGCATTTTGGTGTTGCAGTTGAAGAT GTTTCCAGGACCGTGGAACTTATAAAAGCCAAGGGAGGAAAAGTTACCAGAGAACCTGGTCCTGTTAAAGGCGGCAATACTGTGATTGCATTCATTGAAGACCCAGATGGTTATAAATTTGAACTCTTGGAAAGGGGGCCTACTCCTGAGCCTTTATGTCAAGTAATGCTTCGTGTTGGTGATCTTGATCGGTCCATAAAATTTTACGAGAAG GCTTTTGGCATGGAACTTCTAAGGAAGCGTGATAATCCAGAGTACAAG TATACGATTGCAATGCTGGGATATGGCCCTGAAGATAAAAATGCTGTACTGGAGTTAACATACAACTATGGAGTTACTGACTATGAAAAAGGGAATGGTTATGCCCAG ATTGCAATAGGCACAGATGATGTCTATAGAACTGCAGAAGCAATAAAACTCTTCGGGGGGAAGATCATCCGAGAACCTGGACCATTACCTGGTATCAACACCAAAATTACTGCATGCTTGGATCCTGATGGCTGGAAGACG GTTTTTGTAGATAACATTGATTTTCTGAAGGAGTTGGAGTAA
- the LOC103501042 gene encoding probable lactoylglutathione lyase, chloroplastic isoform X2, with amino-acid sequence MRVTVNGYAAQACTTASPENILEWVKKDKRRLLHVVYRVGDLERTIKFYTECLGMKLLRKRDIPEERYTNAFLGYGPEEAHFVIELTYNYGVDKYDIGTGFGHFGVAVEDVSRTVELIKAKGGKVTREPGPVKGGNTVIAFIEDPDGYKFELLERGPTPEPLCQVMLRVGDLDRSIKFYEKAFGMELLRKRDNPEYKYTIAMLGYGPEDKNAVLELTYNYGVTDYEKGNGYAQIAIGTDDVYRTAEAIKLFGGKIIREPGPLPGINTKITACLDPDGWKTVFVDNIDFLKELE; translated from the exons ATGAGGGTGACCGTGAATGGATATGCAGCACAGGCTTGCACAACAGCCAGTCCTGAAAATATTCTTGAGTGGGTAAAAAAGGATAAGAGGAGATTGCTTCATGTTGTCTATCGTGTTGGAGATTTGGAGAGGACCATAAA ATTCTATACTGAGTGCCTGGGGATGAAGCTGCTGCGAAAACGTGACATACCAGAGGAGAGATATACAAATGCTTTTCTTGGATACGGTCCCGAAGAGGCTCACTTTGTTATTGAACTTACTTACA ATTATGGAGTTGACAAGTATGATATTGGGACTGGGTTTGGGCATTTTGGTGTTGCAGTTGAAGAT GTTTCCAGGACCGTGGAACTTATAAAAGCCAAGGGAGGAAAAGTTACCAGAGAACCTGGTCCTGTTAAAGGCGGCAATACTGTGATTGCATTCATTGAAGACCCAGATGGTTATAAATTTGAACTCTTGGAAAGGGGGCCTACTCCTGAGCCTTTATGTCAAGTAATGCTTCGTGTTGGTGATCTTGATCGGTCCATAAAATTTTACGAGAAG GCTTTTGGCATGGAACTTCTAAGGAAGCGTGATAATCCAGAGTACAAG TATACGATTGCAATGCTGGGATATGGCCCTGAAGATAAAAATGCTGTACTGGAGTTAACATACAACTATGGAGTTACTGACTATGAAAAAGGGAATGGTTATGCCCAG ATTGCAATAGGCACAGATGATGTCTATAGAACTGCAGAAGCAATAAAACTCTTCGGGGGGAAGATCATCCGAGAACCTGGACCATTACCTGGTATCAACACCAAAATTACTGCATGCTTGGATCCTGATGGCTGGAAGACG GTTTTTGTAGATAACATTGATTTTCTGAAGGAGTTGGAGTAA